The Altererythrobacter sp. H2 genomic sequence GCGGTGCTCAGGCGACTAGGCTGATCTCGGTGCCTTGTCTTCACTCTGGCTGAAACGCTTTCCTACATCGGCGCGGTGTGGCAGCCTGTTCTGATCAATGCCGGTTGTCGCTACCCCCCCGCCCCCGGAGGCACAGGTGTCAAGTGCGGTAAACCACATCAAGTCTTTGCAAATACACATGAAATAGGCGCAAAAGCGCACTTGACAGGGTGTCAAGTTCGTCAAGCGCCAAGTGAGGGGGAAGAACCATGACCGACAACCGCAAGCCCGTGTTCCTGGTCATCGGCGCCGGAGGGGGCATCGGCGGGCACTGCGCGATGCGCTTTGCAGCAGGCGGGTATCATGCGGTCTGTGCGCGGCGTTCGGACGCGGACGGGCTCGGCGAACTGGTTGGCAGGATCGAGGCCGCAGGCGGCACGGCGACCGGGTCCCTGCTCAACGCCGCCGAAGACGGTTCGATCGAGGAACTGGTCGAGCGGATCGAGCGCGACATCGGCCCGATACACGCCGCGCTGTACAACCTCGGCGCGCAGATCGGGAACCGCACCCTCGAGAACACACCGCACCGGATTTTCGAACTCGGCTGGCGGCTGGGCACCTTCGGATTATTCCGGCTTGCCCATGCCATGTTCCCCGCGATGGTTGCGCGCGGGACTGGCACCATGCTGGTCACCTCTGCCACCGCAGCGGTGCGCGGCAATGCCGGTCAGCACAGCCATGCCGCTGCGATGGGTGGACGGCGGATGCTGTGCCAGACCCTCAACGCCGAATTCGCCCCGCAGGGCATCCACGTCGCCCATGTGGTAATCGATGGGCCGGTTGACTCTCCGCCCCTGCGCAAGCTGCTGGGCGACCGGTGGGAGGGGTTTGCCGCAGCCAAGGGCACAGGCGGGATTATCGATCCGGCGGTTCTGGCGGAAACCTACTGGCACCTCGCCAGCCAGCCGAAAAACTGCTGGACCCACGAACTGGACGTGCGGCCGCACAGCGACGTGCCCTGGTGGAATGACAACCCTGCGCCCGAGATTGATGCGCGGTAAGGCCTGCTAACCCTTCCACTCGCGCCGTTCCTCGGCGGCGCGGAGCACTTCGTAGGCGACCTGGATGGCGTGGAACTGCTTGGCGGCTTCGGCATCACCCGGCTTGACGTCCGGGTGGACCAGCTTGGCCATGTCGCGCCAGGCCTTCTTGATGGCGGTGAAGTCGGCATCCGATTCCAGCCCCAGCAGCTCAAGTGCGCGCATTTCGTCAGCGCTTCGGCTTCCGTCGCCACTGCCGGCCCAACTGTAATGCGCGGCCTCGGCGTAACCCGCGTTGTCGCGCTGCTCGGCCTGGGTGCGCTGCTGCCGCTCGGCTTCCTCAAGCCCCTCGAAATAGTCCCACTTGGAGTTGTATTCGGCCGCATGGCGCTGGCAGAAATACCACCGCTCCGGGCTGTTGGGCGCCTTGGGGGCCGGACAATCGCCGCGCTCGTCGCACCCGAACCGGTCACACAGCCGCACCGTCACCGCATCACGCGCCGAGCCGTACCCGCGCCAGCGCGGGAAACCCCAGTCATTCGAGCGGCCGCCGCGGGCCATCAGCGCACCCGCCCCGCTGCCTTACAAGTCGTTGGTCTCTTGGTCATCACGGTCCGTCTAGGCGCACTTGCTGCGGGGCGAAAGGCGCTGCAATACGTTTCGACTTGAAATGTTGCATTGCAATACAAATTTCATCACTTCCCGCTAGCAGCCGGCGCGGGTGGGCGGAGACACGAGCGACCATGAGCAGGCAATTGTCCATTTCGTCCGCCGTATCGGTGCTGGCCATGGCGCTGTTCGCGATGGCTTACGGGCCCTCCGCGCACGCACCGGCCACTAATGCATCGACGTCGCCGATCGTCTTGCTGGCCGCCCAATAGGCCGCAGGCCGGCCCGCAACCGGGCCGGACCCGCAGAATTCAGGGTCAGTTGATCACCACGCTAACCGCGCGGCGGTTACGGGCCCACGAGGCTTCGTCCGAACCCAGCGCAACCGGGCGTTCCTTGCCATAGCTGACTGTCTGGATACGGCCCGCGTCGACACCCAGGCTCACCAGGTAGTTCTTGGCCGAATTGGCCCGCCGCTCACCCAGCGCCAGGTTGTATTCGCGGGTGCCGCGTTCGTCAGCATGGCCTTCGACGGTGATCGTGACCGAGGGGTAGCGCGCCAGATACTGCGCCTGCGTCTGGAGCGCGGCCGCGTCGGCACTGTCGATGTTGTACCGGTCGGTATCGAAATAGATCACGTTCTGGCCGTTGATGGTCTGCTCGAAATGCGCCTGCGAGCCGACTGCCGGACCTTGACTGGTCGTGCCGCCGGTCGATGTGTCGCCGGTGCTCGGAACCGGATCAGGCGGGAGCACGTCAGGCGCGGTCGTCTTGCAGGCTGACAGCGCCAGTGCGCCGGCCATGACGGAGAGGGAGGCAAAGGTCCTGTTCATTGTTCTTACTCCTTACCCAGTTGTGATTGTATTGGTTCCCCAACCTATACGTGAATGCAGTTACGGCAGAATCGGTCCCCAGGCGGGGTCGGACCCGTCGACCGGCGTTTGCAGGCGCCGCTCGTTTTCGCCGGTGAGATCGACCTGCCACAGCCCGGTGCGGCCCGATCCGCGCTCGGTGCGGAAGAATTGGATGATGCGGCCGTTGGGTGCCCAGGTCGGGGCCTCGTCCTGCCATCCCCGCGTCAGACGTCGGAAACCGCCACCTTGCGGATTGATAACCGCGATGTTGAAATCGCCCGCGATGTGGGTGAAGGCGATCTGGTCGCCGCGCGGGCTCCATTCCGGCGTTGCCGCGCGCCCGCCCATGAAGCTGATCCGCTTCTGGTTCGATCCGTCCGCATCCATCACGTAGATCTGCTGGCTGCCCGAGCGATCACTCTCGAACACGATCTTGCTGCCATCGGGCGAGTAGGACCCGCCAATGTCGATTCCGGGCGTATTGGTGAGCCGCACGCTAGGCCCGCCTTCGGCAGAGACGCGGTAGATGTCGGTATTGCCCGCCACTGCCATCGAATAGAGCACCCACTTGCCGTCCGGGCTCCAGCGCGGGGCGAAAGTCGGGTTGGTGCTCTGCGTCACCAGCGTCTGCCGCCCGGTGCCGATGTCGTAGACATAGATCCGCGGGTTGCCGTCGACATAGCTGAGGTACATCAGCTTGCGGTAATCGGGCGAATAGCGCGGGGTCAGCGCGGTTGCCCGCCCGGTGGTGATGAAGCGGTGGTTGGCCCCGTCGCTGTCCATAATCGCGAGCCGCTTGACCCGCGCGTCCTTGGGGCCGGTTTCGGCGATATAGGCGATCCGGCTGTCGAAGAACGGGCTTTCACCGGTCAGGCGGCCATAGACCATGTCGGCGCACTTGTGCCCTGCCCGTCGCCAGTCGGCCGGCTCGACAATCCAGCCGCCGCGCACCAGCTCGCTCTGCAGCGCCATGTCATAGAGGTAGCAGCCGACCACCAGCTTGCCGTCACCCCGCGCGCGGACATAGCCGTGGACCAGCATTTCCGCCCCGCGGTTGGACCAGGTGGCCCAGGTGGGTGCAGTGATCTGGCCGAAGGTCGGCTGCGGCAGACTGTCCGGCCCGGCGGGCTTGAACAGGCCGTTGTTCTTGAGGTTGTTGAAAACGATCCGCCCAAGTTCGCGCCCAAGGGCGCCTGTGCCGCTGGCATTGGCAGGCGTCGGCCGGTCCGCATCAGTCGCAAAACCGGGAATGGCGATGCCGAGATCATCCAGGCGGCCTTCAAAGGAAACAGAGCCGGTCAGCCCCCCCTCTTCTGCCTGCGGTTCCTCTACGGCCTCGACGGCACTCCCCACCGGCACGGGTGCACCGAGATCCTGCGCCAGCGACGGCGTCGCGAAGGTAAAGACGGTCAGGAGGAGCAGTTTCTTCATTGCGAGAGTTTCCAGTCAAAGCTGAAGCCTGAGACGTTCTTCCAAGCCTCGTAATATTGCGGCGGTAAGTCAAATGGGGCGGCAAGTTGCACCGCCCGGATAGCCTGCTCCGCGTGCCGGCCCGCCTGGGCGCGATTGGTATCGTTGACCCCTGTCTGCCGCACCACGCTGGGACGCCCGGCAAGCGAGCCATCTTCGTTCAAGCGGAACCGCAGGACCGTCACGATCTGGTCTACATCCTGGCCGTTGGGGGGCTGCCAGTGGGGCTTGATTTCGCGGGCAATGCCATCGACCAGCGAAGCCCTTGCACTTGCGCCAATCTGGCTCGCCGGAACCCGCGTCTCAGTCGTGGTCGTGCTGCTGCCGCTGCCGGGCAGGAAGTCGTCACCGATGCGGCTACCCCCGCTTCGGGTTGGGGCGGCGCTGGGGCGCGGGGCCGGGCGTACGGTCTGGCGCGGAGCGGGCGCGCGCGAAGCGGTGGGGCGCGGTACGGGCCGCGGGCTGGCGGTCGCGCGCGGGCTTGGTCGGGCGGTGGGGCGCGCAGTGGGAGCAGGTCGCGGTGCGGGCGCGGTGGTCTGCACCGGGCGCGGTGCGGGAATCGGTTCCGGCGCCGCCGTGGCAGGCTGCGGCGGCGCAGGCTCCTCCGCCAGGGTGGGCGCGATCGAGGCGCGGCTTTCGGACACCGGCTCGGGCGATTGCGCCGTCAGCCCCACTTCGCTGGTCAGGTTGACCGTCATCCGCTCCGGCAGCGGCGGCGGATCACGCGGGGCCGGTTGCAGCAGGAGCATTGCGACCAGCGCGGCATGAAGCGCCACGGCCACGCCAAGGCCGAGCTTCTCCTCACGCTGCAGGGTTGCGGTCGCC encodes the following:
- the pal gene encoding peptidoglycan-associated lipoprotein Pal, which codes for MNRTFASLSVMAGALALSACKTTAPDVLPPDPVPSTGDTSTGGTTSQGPAVGSQAHFEQTINGQNVIYFDTDRYNIDSADAAALQTQAQYLARYPSVTITVEGHADERGTREYNLALGERRANSAKNYLVSLGVDAGRIQTVSYGKERPVALGSDEASWARNRRAVSVVIN
- a CDS encoding J domain-containing protein, translated to MARGGRSNDWGFPRWRGYGSARDAVTVRLCDRFGCDERGDCPAPKAPNSPERWYFCQRHAAEYNSKWDYFEGLEEAERQQRTQAEQRDNAGYAEAAHYSWAGSGDGSRSADEMRALELLGLESDADFTAIKKAWRDMAKLVHPDVKPGDAEAAKQFHAIQVAYEVLRAAEERREWKG
- the tolB gene encoding Tol-Pal system beta propeller repeat protein TolB gives rise to the protein MKKLLLLTVFTFATPSLAQDLGAPVPVGSAVEAVEEPQAEEGGLTGSVSFEGRLDDLGIAIPGFATDADRPTPANASGTGALGRELGRIVFNNLKNNGLFKPAGPDSLPQPTFGQITAPTWATWSNRGAEMLVHGYVRARGDGKLVVGCYLYDMALQSELVRGGWIVEPADWRRAGHKCADMVYGRLTGESPFFDSRIAYIAETGPKDARVKRLAIMDSDGANHRFITTGRATALTPRYSPDYRKLMYLSYVDGNPRIYVYDIGTGRQTLVTQSTNPTFAPRWSPDGKWVLYSMAVAGNTDIYRVSAEGGPSVRLTNTPGIDIGGSYSPDGSKIVFESDRSGSQQIYVMDADGSNQKRISFMGGRAATPEWSPRGDQIAFTHIAGDFNIAVINPQGGGFRRLTRGWQDEAPTWAPNGRIIQFFRTERGSGRTGLWQVDLTGENERRLQTPVDGSDPAWGPILP
- a CDS encoding SDR family NAD(P)-dependent oxidoreductase, which codes for MTDNRKPVFLVIGAGGGIGGHCAMRFAAGGYHAVCARRSDADGLGELVGRIEAAGGTATGSLLNAAEDGSIEELVERIERDIGPIHAALYNLGAQIGNRTLENTPHRIFELGWRLGTFGLFRLAHAMFPAMVARGTGTMLVTSATAAVRGNAGQHSHAAAMGGRRMLCQTLNAEFAPQGIHVAHVVIDGPVDSPPLRKLLGDRWEGFAAAKGTGGIIDPAVLAETYWHLASQPKNCWTHELDVRPHSDVPWWNDNPAPEIDAR
- a CDS encoding energy transducer TonB; protein product: MATATLQREEKLGLGVAVALHAALVAMLLLQPAPRDPPPLPERMTVNLTSEVGLTAQSPEPVSESRASIAPTLAEEPAPPQPATAAPEPIPAPRPVQTTAPAPRPAPTARPTARPSPRATASPRPVPRPTASRAPAPRQTVRPAPRPSAAPTRSGGSRIGDDFLPGSGSSTTTTETRVPASQIGASARASLVDGIAREIKPHWQPPNGQDVDQIVTVLRFRLNEDGSLAGRPSVVRQTGVNDTNRAQAGRHAEQAIRAVQLAAPFDLPPQYYEAWKNVSGFSFDWKLSQ